The following proteins come from a genomic window of Chryseobacterium glaciei:
- the dnaK gene encoding molecular chaperone DnaK translates to MSKIIGIDLGTTNSCVAVMEGKDAVVIPNAEGKRTTPSIVAFTEDGERKVGDPAKRQAVTNPKKTVYSIKRFIGTHFKDDASEISRVPYDVVKGPNDTVKVKIDDREYTPQEISAMTLQKMKKTAEDYLGQEVTRAVITVPAYFNDAQRQATKEAGEIAGLTVERIINEPTAAALAYGMDKAHKDQKIAVYDLGGGTFDVSILDLGDGVFEVLSTNGDTHLGGDDFDDVIINWMADEFKAEEGVELKSDAIALQRLKEAAEKAKIELSSSPQTEINLPYITATATGPKHLVKTLTKAKFEQLAADLVRRSMEPCKKALSDAGLSISDIDEVILVGGSTRIPIIQEEVEKFFGKKPSKGVNPDEVVAIGAAIQGGVLTGDVTDVLLLDVTPLSLGIETMGSVFTKLIESNTTIPTKKSEVFSTASDNQPAVSIRVGQGERPMFNDNKEIGRFDLTDIPPAQRGVPQIEVTFDIDANGILSVSAKDKGTGKEQSIKIQASSGLSDEEIERMKKEAQENSASDAKRKEEVEIFNKADGLIFQTEKQLKEFGDKLSADKKAAIEAAHAELKTAFEAKNGDDVKAKTEVLDAAWMAASEEMYAAGQQADGAGAQNPGGNANAGGAEDVQDADFEEVK, encoded by the coding sequence ATGAGTAAAATAATTGGAATTGACTTAGGAACAACCAACTCTTGCGTTGCAGTAATGGAAGGTAAAGATGCTGTTGTTATTCCTAATGCAGAAGGTAAAAGAACGACACCTTCTATTGTAGCATTTACAGAAGATGGTGAAAGAAAAGTAGGAGATCCTGCAAAAAGACAGGCTGTAACGAATCCAAAAAAGACAGTATATTCTATCAAAAGATTTATTGGAACTCATTTTAAAGATGATGCAAGTGAAATTTCAAGAGTACCTTACGACGTAGTAAAAGGTCCGAATGACACTGTAAAAGTTAAAATTGACGATAGAGAATATACTCCACAGGAAATTTCTGCAATGACGCTTCAGAAAATGAAGAAAACTGCTGAAGATTATCTTGGACAAGAAGTAACAAGAGCGGTAATTACTGTTCCGGCTTACTTCAACGATGCACAAAGACAGGCTACTAAAGAAGCAGGAGAAATCGCTGGTCTTACAGTAGAAAGAATTATCAACGAACCAACTGCAGCTGCATTGGCTTACGGTATGGATAAGGCTCACAAAGATCAGAAGATCGCTGTTTATGACCTTGGAGGTGGTACTTTCGACGTTTCTATCCTAGATTTAGGAGACGGGGTTTTCGAAGTATTGTCTACAAACGGTGATACACACTTAGGAGGTGATGACTTTGATGATGTAATTATCAACTGGATGGCTGACGAGTTCAAAGCTGAAGAAGGAGTTGAATTAAAATCTGATGCAATCGCACTACAGAGATTAAAAGAAGCTGCTGAAAAAGCAAAAATTGAATTATCTTCTTCTCCACAAACTGAAATCAACTTACCATATATCACTGCTACAGCTACAGGTCCTAAACACTTAGTGAAGACTTTAACTAAAGCTAAATTCGAGCAATTAGCGGCAGACTTAGTAAGAAGATCTATGGAGCCTTGTAAAAAAGCGCTTTCTGATGCAGGTCTTTCTATCTCAGATATCGATGAGGTAATCTTGGTTGGAGGTTCTACAAGAATCCCTATCATTCAGGAAGAAGTTGAAAAATTCTTCGGTAAAAAACCATCTAAAGGAGTAAACCCTGACGAAGTAGTAGCAATTGGTGCTGCAATTCAAGGAGGAGTTCTTACAGGAGACGTAACAGATGTATTACTTCTTGACGTTACTCCACTTTCTTTAGGTATCGAAACTATGGGTTCTGTATTCACTAAATTAATTGAATCAAACACTACGATCCCAACTAAAAAATCTGAAGTATTCTCTACAGCTTCTGACAATCAGCCAGCTGTAAGCATCAGAGTAGGACAAGGTGAAAGACCAATGTTCAACGATAACAAAGAGATCGGTAGATTTGATCTTACTGACATTCCACCAGCACAAAGAGGAGTTCCTCAGATCGAAGTAACTTTTGATATTGATGCAAACGGAATCTTGAGCGTTTCTGCTAAAGATAAAGGTACAGGTAAAGAGCAGTCTATTAAAATCCAAGCATCTTCAGGTCTTTCTGACGAAGAAATCGAAAGAATGAAAAAAGAAGCTCAGGAAAACTCTGCATCTGATGCTAAGAGAAAAGAAGAAGTTGAAATCTTCAACAAAGCTGACGGATTGATCTTCCAAACTGAAAAGCAATTGAAAGAGTTTGGTGATAAATTATCAGCTGACAAAAAAGCAGCAATCGAAGCAGCTCACGCAGAATTGAAAACAGCTTTCGAAGCTAAAAATGGTGATGATGTTAAAGCTAAAACAGAAGTTTTAGATGCAGCTTGGATGGCAGCTTCAGAAGAAATGTATGCAGCAGGACAGCAGGCAGACGGAGCAGGAGCTCAAAACCCTGGAGGTAATGCAAATGCAGGAGGTGCTGAAGATGTACAGGATGCAGACTTCGAAGAAGTGAAATAA
- a CDS encoding AraC family transcriptional regulator: protein MKKMIKVPTSLIGGDAPQNSLMLDGCSVIEQCIHSTEVKGTMYLEQHLLLIVLEGSVVLTYGKQEYKLGKNDMILLKKATAVKYHKFGNAENDNIYDSLMFSIKDDILKSFLSTSEIKVLKPEGEIKTGAYPMNKCLVAFAHSMKPYFFDHSVVHPGQLRLKIMELLYDVAECNRSMFLQILQLHEPVRTDIRNVVEQHYASPVSVSELAYLSGRSLSSFKRDFQNIYNVAPATWIREKRLEKAKDMLETTMLSVSDICYSLGFENVSHFSRIYKEFHGQAPSTSR, encoded by the coding sequence ATGAAAAAAATGATTAAAGTTCCAACTTCTTTGATTGGTGGTGATGCTCCACAAAATTCTCTAATGTTAGATGGTTGTTCTGTAATCGAGCAGTGCATACACAGTACAGAAGTTAAAGGAACAATGTATCTAGAACAGCATTTGCTCCTTATTGTACTTGAAGGATCTGTTGTTTTGACCTATGGAAAACAGGAATATAAGCTTGGCAAGAACGATATGATTTTGCTTAAAAAGGCAACTGCGGTAAAATATCATAAATTCGGCAATGCTGAAAATGATAATATCTATGACAGCTTAATGTTCAGCATCAAAGATGATATTCTAAAATCATTTTTGTCAACTTCAGAAATTAAGGTGTTAAAACCTGAAGGAGAAATCAAAACAGGGGCTTACCCAATGAATAAGTGTTTGGTTGCATTTGCCCATTCCATGAAGCCTTACTTTTTTGATCATTCTGTGGTTCATCCCGGACAGCTTCGCCTAAAGATTATGGAATTATTATACGATGTTGCGGAATGCAATCGAAGCATGTTTTTACAAATCCTCCAGTTACACGAGCCGGTACGAACAGATATCCGTAACGTGGTAGAACAGCATTATGCTTCACCGGTTTCTGTTTCCGAACTGGCGTATCTTTCCGGCAGAAGTTTGTCAAGTTTTAAGAGAGATTTTCAGAATATATACAATGTTGCACCTGCAACCTGGATCAGAGAAAAGAGATTGGAAAAGGCTAAAGATATGTTGGAAACAACAATGCTGTCTGTTTCAGATATTTGTTACTCCTTAGGATTTGAGAATGTCTCTCACTTTTCAAGAATATATAAAGAATTTCACGGACAGGCACCAAGTACCTCTCGTTAG
- a CDS encoding choice-of-anchor I family protein: MVNNYLLKGSVIAAFFLQGGLFGQTLIHYWNFNNNASASAITAPTSTLVNGSLTAVTSGTTEVDFAGGTGQNFSTENLNARNGDAPGTHLRYNFPINGNLQFNLPTTGYNNVVVKFTTRRSGSGAGTQTWSYSTNGTTFLPYQTVSPQDANPQLITFDFSAISGVANNPNFKLKVEFSAGTGGTVGNNRFDNFTVDAAATGGADTTPPTVAYLPTNSTNNASTTVNPTISFNENVRLTDNSAINDSNAQTLVDFRLGSSTGTQVPFTTTFSNNKITVIPTAGLVPNQAYYLALKPNMVEDTSDNAVTTVTATTFTTAGTSISLDKNFIKVNENAGSLAFKINVNNPSTSTVNLVVKPAPFSTANSSDFTLTNQTINITPSTTSYTVNIPIIDDTLEEQSAEYFVVSLENPVGATISGDNNATVYIIDNDKQAPVPSQQIQLNYIGSFDPSGNNTSSTEIVVHDATSQKLFTISSLTDVFDIIDFSNPTTPVVTKTVNMASFGGITSIAVKNGIIAVSSPNANPQLNGSVVFFDINGNFMKQVTVGALPDMITFTPDGTKVITANEGEPNDAYTVDPEGTISIIDISGGVGNLTQTNVSTLNFNAFDSQLAALTATGLRKVRTNNTLSQDLEPEYVTVSADSQKAWVTLQENNAVAEINLATKTITSIWGLGKKDMSLPGNGFDASDNNGEILIANWPVKTYYTPDAVQNFKIGSTNYIVTANEGDEKDLSGFSERTTVGAAAYTLDPAIFPNADILKASHNLGRFRVSNATGNTDGDAEFEEISALGARSFSIFNADTKQIVYDSGDKFERYIAANYPLIFNADNEANGAKNRSRAKGPEPEGVALGTINGQTYAFITLERTGGVMVYNITDPNNPTFTDYKHSRSTSAYGGDNGPEGITYIAPQNTTTGKGYVIIANEISGTLSMYEVANSATLGTGEIKTENSTFNIFPNPVAKGNTLYFNRAQGYELYDMSGKLIGKEKNALTIDTSKLSTGVYLVKTSEGQVKRVIVK, from the coding sequence ATGGTTAACAATTACCTTTTAAAAGGGTCTGTAATTGCCGCATTCTTTCTTCAGGGCGGACTTTTCGGGCAGACACTTATTCACTATTGGAATTTCAATAACAATGCTTCAGCATCTGCGATTACCGCTCCGACTTCCACGTTGGTAAACGGTTCTCTTACCGCAGTAACAAGTGGAACAACAGAAGTAGATTTCGCAGGCGGAACCGGACAAAACTTCAGTACAGAAAACCTGAATGCCAGAAATGGTGATGCTCCAGGAACTCATTTAAGATATAATTTCCCAATTAACGGAAACCTACAATTCAACCTTCCGACTACAGGATATAACAATGTGGTGGTGAAATTCACAACCAGAAGATCAGGATCGGGAGCAGGAACTCAGACTTGGTCTTATTCAACAAACGGAACGACTTTCCTACCTTATCAGACCGTTTCTCCTCAGGATGCCAATCCACAATTAATTACTTTCGATTTTTCTGCAATTTCAGGCGTTGCAAATAATCCGAATTTTAAATTAAAAGTAGAATTCTCAGCAGGTACAGGAGGAACTGTTGGAAACAACCGTTTTGATAACTTTACGGTAGATGCAGCTGCAACAGGCGGTGCAGACACTACTCCACCCACAGTAGCTTATCTTCCCACAAACAGCACAAATAATGCTTCAACAACTGTAAATCCTACGATTTCTTTTAATGAAAATGTAAGATTAACAGACAATTCCGCGATCAACGATTCTAATGCACAAACTCTTGTAGATTTCCGTCTTGGAAGTTCTACAGGTACACAAGTTCCCTTTACAACAACATTCAGCAATAACAAAATCACAGTAATCCCGACTGCAGGTTTAGTTCCTAATCAAGCTTATTATTTGGCTTTAAAACCAAATATGGTAGAAGATACCAGCGATAATGCGGTTACTACAGTTACAGCAACTACTTTCACAACAGCCGGAACTTCTATTTCTTTAGATAAAAATTTCATTAAAGTAAATGAAAATGCGGGAAGTTTGGCATTTAAGATTAATGTTAATAATCCATCCACTTCAACGGTGAATTTGGTGGTAAAACCAGCGCCTTTCAGTACGGCAAACAGTAGTGATTTTACTTTAACAAATCAAACGATTAATATTACTCCTTCAACAACAAGTTATACCGTAAATATTCCGATTATTGATGATACATTGGAAGAACAAAGCGCGGAATATTTCGTCGTAAGTCTTGAAAATCCTGTTGGAGCAACGATTTCTGGTGATAATAATGCTACAGTTTATATTATTGATAATGATAAGCAGGCTCCGGTTCCTTCTCAGCAGATTCAATTAAATTATATCGGAAGTTTTGATCCTTCAGGAAACAACACGAGTTCTACGGAAATTGTCGTTCATGATGCTACATCTCAAAAATTATTCACAATCAGTTCTCTGACTGATGTTTTTGACATTATTGATTTCAGTAATCCTACCACTCCGGTTGTTACTAAAACCGTGAATATGGCTTCATTCGGAGGAATTACAAGTATCGCTGTGAAAAACGGAATTATTGCCGTTTCTTCTCCAAACGCAAATCCTCAATTAAATGGTTCGGTAGTTTTCTTTGATATTAATGGAAACTTCATGAAGCAGGTGACAGTTGGTGCTTTACCGGACATGATTACTTTCACTCCGGACGGAACCAAAGTTATTACAGCTAACGAAGGCGAGCCGAACGATGCTTACACGGTAGATCCGGAAGGAACCATCAGTATTATTGATATTTCTGGAGGTGTTGGAAATCTTACTCAAACTAATGTTTCAACACTTAATTTCAATGCATTTGATTCTCAACTTGCAGCTTTAACCGCAACAGGATTAAGAAAAGTAAGAACAAACAACACGCTTTCTCAGGATTTAGAACCTGAATATGTTACAGTAAGTGCAGATAGTCAAAAAGCTTGGGTTACGCTTCAGGAAAACAATGCTGTTGCAGAAATTAATTTAGCCACAAAAACCATTACAAGTATTTGGGGATTAGGCAAAAAAGACATGAGCTTACCTGGAAACGGTTTTGATGCTTCTGATAACAATGGTGAGATTTTAATTGCGAACTGGCCAGTGAAAACATATTACACTCCGGATGCTGTTCAAAACTTTAAAATCGGAAGTACCAATTATATCGTAACTGCTAATGAAGGAGACGAAAAAGACCTTTCAGGTTTCAGTGAAAGAACGACAGTTGGAGCGGCTGCTTATACTTTAGATCCAGCTATTTTCCCGAATGCTGATATTTTAAAAGCTTCTCATAATTTAGGAAGATTCAGAGTTTCAAATGCGACAGGAAATACGGACGGAGATGCAGAATTTGAAGAAATTTCTGCGTTGGGAGCACGTTCGTTCTCTATTTTCAATGCAGATACAAAACAGATCGTTTATGACAGTGGCGATAAATTTGAAAGATATATTGCGGCCAATTATCCATTAATTTTTAATGCTGATAATGAAGCAAACGGTGCAAAAAACAGAAGCCGTGCAAAAGGTCCTGAACCGGAAGGTGTAGCATTGGGAACAATCAACGGTCAAACTTACGCTTTCATTACTCTGGAAAGAACAGGTGGCGTGATGGTTTACAACATTACAGATCCTAATAATCCAACGTTTACAGATTACAAACATTCCCGTTCTACTTCGGCTTACGGAGGCGACAATGGACCAGAAGGAATCACGTACATCGCTCCTCAAAACACAACGACAGGAAAAGGTTATGTGATTATTGCCAATGAGATCAGCGGAACTTTATCTATGTATGAAGTAGCTAATTCTGCAACGTTAGGAACAGGAGAAATAAAAACTGAAAATTCCACGTTCAATATATTCCCGAATCCTGTGGCAAAAGGAAATACGCTTTATTTCAACAGAGCGCAAGGTTACGAATTGTACGATATGTCCGGCAAGTTAATCGGAAAAGAGAAAAATGCTTTAACAATAGATACATCAAAACTTTCTACAGGAGTTTACTTAGTAAAAACCTCAGAAGGTCAAGTGAAAAGAGTCATTGTAAAATAG
- the ppk1 gene encoding polyphosphate kinase 1 — MSLHFNPRDITWLAFNERVLQEAMDENVPLHLRIRFLGIFSNNLDEFFRVRVAGLKRAMDFKEKVIAESFYQPPSKILQNINEIVIKHQQNFDKTWKKIQTEMADQKVFIKNSKNLTARQKEFVRTYFDEVVEANVIPILLHENTPMPYMRDKSLYLGVAMRKKDWQYSSNYAIIEIPSRFVGRFVLLPTEDPEEKNVMLLEDVITFNLPHIFSYFGYDEFAANAFKVTKDAEMDLDNDIRTNFAEKIEKGIKNRRKGKPTRFVFDKDMDKALLELLIRKLNLTKKDSIIPGGKIHNFKHFMDFPDVFESYARPAERTSFEHQAFEHGERVTDVILAKDVLLTFPYHKYTPVIDLLREAAMDPDVKSIQITAYRLASSSKIINALIYAARNGKDVTVMLELQARFDEESNLKWKEMLEPEGITVLVGIPDKKVHAKLCIIKKRAQNKTLQYGFVSTGNFNEKTAKIYGDHLLMTSDRHVMADINKIFNVLKKSREDYLPILKTCKNLLVCPQFMREKIVHHIDKEIEEAKAGRRAEMIIKANSVSDRALITKLYEASIAGVIIKIIVRGIYCAVNQKDFKEKIKAISIVDEYLEHARVMYFYNKGAEDMYISSADWMTRNLDYRIEAAAKITDKDLKKELKEILDIQLRDNVKARILDKKLSNEYISNGKEECRSQIETYKYLKAKTSKK; from the coding sequence ATGTCATTACACTTTAATCCGAGAGATATCACATGGCTTGCCTTCAACGAAAGAGTTTTGCAGGAAGCGATGGACGAAAATGTACCATTACATCTGAGAATCCGTTTTCTTGGGATTTTTTCTAATAATTTAGATGAATTTTTCAGAGTGCGGGTTGCCGGATTAAAACGCGCCATGGATTTCAAGGAAAAAGTAATCGCTGAATCTTTTTATCAGCCACCTTCCAAGATCCTTCAAAATATTAATGAAATTGTCATTAAACATCAGCAGAATTTTGATAAGACCTGGAAAAAAATTCAGACCGAAATGGCGGATCAAAAGGTTTTCATTAAAAATTCTAAAAACTTAACGGCCAGACAAAAAGAGTTTGTAAGAACGTATTTTGATGAAGTTGTGGAAGCGAATGTTATCCCAATTCTTCTTCACGAAAACACACCAATGCCTTATATGAGGGACAAAAGTCTTTATTTGGGTGTTGCGATGAGAAAAAAAGACTGGCAATATTCCAGCAATTATGCGATCATTGAAATTCCGTCGCGTTTTGTGGGAAGATTTGTATTGCTTCCGACAGAAGATCCGGAAGAGAAAAATGTGATGCTATTGGAAGATGTTATTACGTTCAATCTACCGCATATTTTCTCTTATTTCGGATATGACGAATTTGCTGCAAACGCTTTCAAAGTAACAAAAGATGCCGAAATGGATCTTGATAACGACATCAGAACCAATTTCGCAGAAAAAATAGAAAAAGGAATTAAAAACAGAAGAAAAGGAAAGCCAACAAGGTTTGTTTTCGATAAAGATATGGATAAAGCGTTATTGGAATTGCTTATCCGTAAACTGAATTTAACCAAGAAAGACAGCATTATTCCGGGAGGAAAAATTCATAATTTTAAACATTTCATGGATTTTCCTGATGTTTTTGAATCCTATGCAAGACCTGCAGAAAGAACTTCTTTTGAACATCAAGCTTTTGAACATGGCGAAAGAGTGACAGATGTTATTCTCGCAAAAGATGTCCTTCTTACCTTCCCTTACCATAAATATACTCCTGTAATTGACCTTCTTCGTGAGGCGGCAATGGATCCTGATGTAAAATCAATTCAAATCACAGCATACCGTCTGGCGAGCAGTTCAAAAATCATTAATGCTTTGATTTATGCCGCAAGAAATGGTAAAGATGTTACCGTAATGCTTGAACTTCAGGCAAGATTTGATGAAGAATCCAACTTAAAATGGAAAGAAATGCTGGAACCGGAAGGAATTACTGTTTTAGTGGGAATTCCGGACAAAAAAGTTCACGCCAAGCTTTGTATCATTAAGAAAAGAGCACAAAATAAAACCCTTCAATACGGCTTTGTAAGCACAGGAAATTTTAACGAAAAAACAGCTAAAATTTATGGTGATCATTTATTAATGACTTCGGATCGTCATGTGATGGCAGATATTAATAAAATTTTCAATGTATTAAAGAAATCCAGAGAAGATTACTTGCCTATTTTGAAGACTTGCAAAAATTTATTGGTTTGTCCACAGTTTATGCGTGAAAAGATCGTTCATCATATTGATAAAGAAATCGAGGAAGCAAAAGCAGGAAGAAGAGCAGAAATGATCATTAAAGCCAATTCGGTAAGCGACCGTGCTTTAATTACAAAACTATACGAGGCTTCTATTGCCGGCGTTATCATAAAAATCATTGTAAGAGGTATTTATTGTGCTGTAAATCAGAAAGATTTCAAAGAAAAGATAAAAGCTATCAGTATTGTGGATGAATATCTGGAACACGCCAGAGTAATGTATTTCTACAATAAAGGCGCGGAAGATATGTATATTTCCTCAGCAGACTGGATGACCAGAAACCTTGACTACAGAATTGAAGCCGCAGCCAAGATCACCGATAAAGATCTGAAGAAAGAATTAAAAGAAATTCTGGACATTCAGTTGAGAGATAACGTAAAAGCTCGTATTTTAGACAAAAAATTGAGCAACGAATATATCAGCAATGGAAAAGAAGAATGCCGTTCTCAGATAGAAACTTATAAATATTTAAAAGCTAAAACAAGCAAAAAATGA
- a CDS encoding M43 family zinc metalloprotease, which translates to MKKCLLLIIGFLMTNTYAQRGCATDQKMKEFFQKNPQALERKADLRNFLINKNNTAKSPQTVVTIPVVVHVLYKNATQNISDAQIASQIAVLNNDFRKMNSDFNTVVPNAFKPMAADLELAFCMATKDPNGNPTTGIERKSVPSNFDFEGDYYIASGALAWDPTKYLNIWIGQMPPGILGQAYLPDAAGLELDGLAIGYQYFGTIGTVSAPFNKGRTATHEIGHYFGLEHIWGLDGSACGTSDNDDFCADTPATDSPYYDSPTFPDNQLTCTPSANGAMFMNFMDYVDDAAMAMFSNNQKTITSNTMAGPRASLLNTNGCSSTVLGTNESEKANSITVFPNPTTEYVSIASPLVKINEAEIFNSEGRLVRKAFIKNETDKINVKDLATGTYYVRTYNDKQFVKSMKFIKK; encoded by the coding sequence ATGAAAAAGTGTTTATTATTAATTATCGGTTTTTTAATGACCAATACATATGCACAGAGAGGATGTGCAACGGATCAGAAAATGAAAGAATTTTTTCAAAAAAATCCTCAGGCTTTAGAAAGAAAAGCAGATCTGCGAAACTTTCTTATTAACAAAAATAATACGGCGAAATCTCCACAAACTGTAGTTACAATTCCTGTGGTTGTGCATGTATTATATAAGAATGCAACGCAAAATATTTCTGATGCTCAAATTGCATCACAAATTGCAGTTCTGAATAACGATTTCAGAAAGATGAACTCAGACTTTAATACTGTGGTTCCGAATGCATTCAAACCAATGGCTGCAGATCTGGAATTAGCTTTCTGTATGGCAACAAAAGATCCCAACGGAAACCCAACAACCGGTATTGAAAGAAAATCTGTACCCTCGAATTTTGATTTCGAAGGAGATTATTATATTGCTTCAGGAGCTTTAGCATGGGATCCTACAAAATATTTGAATATTTGGATAGGACAAATGCCGCCCGGAATTTTAGGGCAAGCGTATCTTCCTGATGCTGCAGGATTAGAGCTTGATGGTCTGGCAATTGGTTATCAGTATTTTGGGACAATCGGTACGGTATCTGCTCCTTTTAATAAAGGAAGAACGGCAACTCACGAAATCGGACATTATTTTGGGTTGGAACATATTTGGGGACTTGACGGAAGTGCTTGTGGAACCTCTGATAATGATGACTTTTGTGCTGATACTCCTGCTACTGACAGTCCGTATTATGACTCACCTACATTTCCGGATAACCAACTTACATGTACACCTTCTGCAAACGGAGCCATGTTTATGAATTTTATGGATTATGTAGATGATGCCGCAATGGCAATGTTTAGTAATAATCAAAAAACAATCACAAGTAACACAATGGCAGGCCCACGTGCCAGTTTACTTAATACCAATGGATGTTCTTCTACTGTTTTAGGTACAAATGAAAGTGAAAAAGCAAATTCTATTACTGTTTTTCCTAATCCGACCACAGAATATGTTTCTATAGCTTCACCGTTGGTTAAAATTAATGAAGCAGAGATATTTAATTCTGAAGGCAGATTGGTAAGAAAAGCTTTTATTAAAAATGAGACTGACAAAATTAATGTCAAAGATTTGGCAACCGGAACCTATTATGTAAGAACTTATAATGACAAACAGTTCGTTAAATCTATGAAATTTATTAAGAAATAA
- a CDS encoding exopolyphosphatase encodes MKIAAIDIGSNAARLLINEVKINNNKPEFIKLNLLRIPLRLGMDVFTLGKIGEEREKMVIDSMKIFSDLMKIYKVEHYRACATSAMRDAINGQEIIKQVKKASGIEIEIISGDEEATLIYENHVAEGLDKEFAYLYIDVGGGSTELTFYENGKMVYEKSFNIGTIRLLNNLVTFENWKEMKEEINNNISSKKPIVAIGSGGNINKVFSMSKTKDGKAMTLSHLKKVYKEFNELSVEERMTKHNLREDRADVVAHALKIFNNVMTWSDISRIFVPRISVADGLIHNIYSQLHDKK; translated from the coding sequence ATGAAGATCGCAGCTATAGACATTGGTAGTAACGCAGCCCGACTTTTAATTAATGAAGTAAAAATTAACAACAATAAGCCTGAATTCATCAAGCTTAATCTTCTGAGAATCCCTCTGAGATTGGGTATGGATGTTTTTACATTGGGAAAGATCGGTGAAGAAAGAGAAAAAATGGTGATCGATTCCATGAAAATTTTCAGTGACTTAATGAAAATCTACAAGGTTGAGCATTACAGAGCTTGTGCTACGAGCGCGATGCGTGACGCCATCAACGGTCAGGAAATCATTAAACAGGTAAAAAAAGCTTCCGGAATTGAAATCGAGATTATTTCAGGAGACGAAGAAGCGACTCTTATCTATGAAAATCACGTAGCAGAAGGCTTAGACAAAGAATTCGCCTATCTTTATATCGATGTTGGCGGTGGTTCTACCGAACTTACCTTTTACGAAAACGGCAAAATGGTCTATGAAAAATCTTTCAACATCGGAACAATACGTTTGCTGAATAATCTGGTTACTTTCGAGAACTGGAAAGAGATGAAAGAAGAGATCAATAACAATATTTCAAGCAAAAAACCTATTGTTGCCATCGGTTCAGGAGGAAATATCAACAAAGTTTTCTCCATGAGCAAAACCAAAGATGGAAAAGCAATGACTCTTTCTCATCTTAAAAAGGTATACAAAGAATTTAATGAACTTTCTGTGGAAGAAAGAATGACAAAGCATAACCTCAGAGAAGACAGAGCTGATGTTGTGGCTCACGCTTTAAAGATTTTCAATAACGTCATGACATGGTCTGATATCAGTAGAATTTTTGTTCCAAGAATCTCTGTTGCGGATGGACTTATTCATAATATTTACAGTCAGTTGCACGATAAAAAGTAA
- a CDS encoding NAD-dependent epimerase/dehydratase family protein, with amino-acid sequence MSSIKIILTGATGMVGEGVLLECLENPNISEVLSVSRKPSGKTHAKLKEYLVPDFFGIDLNDENLKGYDACFFCAGISSVGMNEQDYTKITYDTTLHFAKVLLNLNPEMVFNYVSGAHTDKTESGKLMWARVKGKTENDLKKLGFKDAYNFRPGFMKPVDGQVNVKWFFKPVIWLFPILLPSKSLTLHEVGKAMINAVQKGYSTSILEIQDIKNLAK; translated from the coding sequence ATGAGCTCGATCAAAATAATTCTGACAGGTGCAACAGGAATGGTAGGCGAAGGCGTTTTACTGGAATGCCTTGAAAATCCTAACATTTCTGAGGTTCTAAGTGTAAGCAGAAAACCATCTGGAAAAACACACGCGAAACTAAAAGAATATTTAGTTCCCGATTTCTTTGGAATTGATTTAAACGATGAAAATCTAAAAGGTTACGATGCCTGTTTTTTCTGCGCCGGAATCAGCAGTGTTGGAATGAACGAACAAGATTATACCAAAATCACTTACGACACGACTTTACATTTTGCCAAAGTTCTTTTAAATCTCAATCCGGAAATGGTTTTCAACTATGTTTCAGGCGCTCATACCGACAAAACAGAAAGCGGAAAACTGATGTGGGCGAGAGTAAAAGGAAAAACAGAAAACGATTTGAAGAAATTGGGCTTTAAAGATGCTTATAATTTCCGTCCCGGATTTATGAAACCTGTTGACGGACAAGTAAATGTAAAATGGTTTTTCAAACCTGTCATATGGCTCTTCCCTATTCTTCTGCCTTCAAAATCTTTGACATTACATGAGGTTGGAAAAGCGATGATCAATGCTGTGCAAAAAGGATATTCTACATCAATTTTAGAAATTCAGGATATTAAAAACTTAGCAAAATGA